From the genome of Deltaproteobacteria bacterium, one region includes:
- a CDS encoding nucleotidyltransferase family protein, with translation MLPTSHHSRSFLSGIILAAGASRRMGQPKQLMWFGDRPLLQHVLEVAAASCLDEIVLVLGHRAEAVRQAIQLPVECPVTVVVNADYEQGQSTSLRAGLSAADSRADGAAVLLGDQPGVTGGLIGRVAAAFAGADAPVARPLYCADGRRIPGHPVFLARRIWPEVDQLQGDHGARALLAAHPDWVLEVSIEGAPPADIDTWDDYRRTVPPAARGAGS, from the coding sequence ATGCTACCCACTAGCCATCACTCGCGCAGCTTTCTCTCTGGCATCATTCTGGCGGCCGGGGCCTCGCGTCGCATGGGACAGCCCAAGCAGCTCATGTGGTTCGGCGATCGGCCGCTGCTGCAACACGTGCTCGAGGTCGCCGCCGCCTCGTGTCTCGATGAGATCGTGCTGGTCCTGGGGCACCGGGCGGAGGCGGTTCGCCAGGCGATTCAGTTACCGGTGGAATGCCCCGTGACAGTGGTCGTCAACGCCGACTACGAGCAGGGACAAAGCACTTCACTCCGGGCCGGGTTGAGCGCCGCTGACAGCCGCGCCGACGGCGCGGCTGTCTTGCTCGGGGATCAGCCTGGGGTTACCGGCGGGCTGATCGGCCGCGTGGCGGCGGCGTTCGCCGGCGCCGATGCGCCGGTGGCCCGCCCGTTGTATTGCGCCGACGGCCGCCGCATCCCCGGCCATCCCGTGTTCCTGGCGCGGCGAATCTGGCCTGAGGTCGACCAGCTGCAAGGCGATCACGGTGCCCGCGCCCTCCTCGCCGCCCACCCGGATTGGGTGCTGGAGGTAAGCATCGAGGGCGCGCCGCCTGCCGACATTGACACTTGGGACGACTACCGGCGCACCGTTCCACCCGCGGCGAGGGGAGCGGGGAGCTGA
- a CDS encoding TIGR03564 family F420-dependent LLM class oxidoreductase — protein MKIGIGIGEISGRAGTLDDLIAQTQQAERDGFATAWFANIFGPDALTVAALAGRSTARIALGTAVVPTFLRHPVAMAQQALTTQAATGGRFSLGIGLSHQLVIEMMLGLSFAKPFSHMQEYVAVLAPLIRDGTVSFQGREFRVNANVSVPGATPCPILLAALAPKMLALAGAVADGTITWMTGPKTLREHTIPCINEAAAKAGRPAPRVVVGLPVAVGDEVAAARRSAGKVFQVYGTLPSYRAMLDREGAEGPAGVAVVGDEDAVTEQLRCLAEIGATEFLAIPFPVGQGNLDSVERTRALLIKLARTGL, from the coding sequence ATGAAGATCGGCATCGGCATCGGTGAAATCAGCGGCCGGGCGGGAACGCTCGACGACTTGATCGCGCAGACACAGCAAGCCGAGCGGGACGGGTTCGCTACGGCCTGGTTCGCCAACATATTCGGCCCTGATGCGTTGACCGTCGCCGCGCTGGCCGGCCGCAGCACCGCCCGCATCGCCCTCGGCACCGCGGTGGTACCGACGTTCCTGCGCCACCCGGTGGCGATGGCGCAGCAAGCACTGACCACGCAAGCGGCCACCGGCGGCCGCTTCTCCTTGGGCATCGGCTTGTCGCATCAGCTGGTGATCGAGATGATGCTGGGACTGTCGTTCGCCAAGCCGTTCAGCCACATGCAAGAGTACGTCGCCGTCTTGGCGCCGCTGATTCGTGATGGCACAGTCAGTTTTCAGGGCCGCGAGTTCCGCGTCAACGCCAACGTCTCCGTGCCGGGCGCCACCCCCTGCCCTATTCTACTGGCGGCGCTCGCGCCGAAGATGTTGGCGCTCGCCGGGGCCGTGGCCGACGGGACCATAACCTGGATGACCGGGCCGAAGACCTTGCGCGAGCACACCATCCCTTGCATCAACGAGGCCGCCGCCAAGGCGGGCCGGCCGGCACCGCGGGTGGTGGTCGGGCTGCCGGTGGCCGTCGGCGATGAGGTGGCGGCGGCGCGCCGCAGTGCCGGTAAAGTCTTCCAGGTCTACGGCACGCTGCCGTCGTACCGCGCCATGCTCGATCGCGAAGGCGCCGAAGGCCCGGCCGGCGTCGCCGTCGTCGGCGATGAGGACGCGGTCACCGAGCAGCTGCGCTGCCTCGCCGAGATCGGCGCAACCGAGTTCCTCGCCATTCCCTTCCCCGTCGGCCAAGGCAATCTCGACTCCGTCGAGCGTACGCGCGCCTTGCTGATCAAGCTGGCGCGCACGGGTTTGTGA
- the queG gene encoding tRNA epoxyqueuosine(34) reductase QueG, with amino-acid sequence MGRLPAHRSTRGEGSGELKQIIRSEARRLGFKLCGFAPVQPPPHGEFVRRWLHDGYAGTMSYLGRGRKKRLEPALVLPAARSVVTVGFPYRRAPAPGLDWREQLRGRIAAYASGPDYHGVVLAKLEQLAAVMRAHGSHATRAYVDTGPILEREWAGLGGLGWVGKNTMILHRHEGSWFFLGEIFTDYEFDPEPIAADHCGSCRRCLDLCPTGALQPGHLLDARLCLSYLTIEYRGAIPRPLRPRLGEWIFGCDICQEVCPWNEKPSRAVAANEALFPYLPELLALDTAAYQRRFAGSAVSRARRDCFVRNVAVVLGNTGNPQAVPVLAGALAHDASALVRAHAAWGLGQIAGAAARGALGRARRRESDAGVQSEIAAALERAPLASAAASL; translated from the coding sequence TTGGGACGACTACCGGCGCACCGTTCCACCCGCGGCGAGGGGAGCGGGGAGCTGAAGCAGATCATTCGCAGCGAGGCGCGCCGGCTCGGCTTCAAGCTGTGCGGCTTTGCGCCGGTGCAACCGCCGCCGCACGGCGAGTTCGTGCGCCGGTGGTTGCACGACGGCTACGCCGGGACGATGAGCTATCTCGGCCGCGGGCGCAAGAAGCGGCTGGAGCCGGCACTAGTGCTGCCGGCGGCGCGCAGCGTCGTCACCGTTGGTTTCCCCTATCGTCGAGCGCCCGCGCCGGGGCTCGACTGGCGCGAGCAATTGCGCGGGCGCATCGCCGCGTATGCCTCTGGCCCGGACTACCACGGCGTCGTGCTGGCGAAGCTCGAGCAACTTGCCGCCGTCATGCGCGCGCACGGCTCCCACGCCACTCGCGCCTATGTCGATACCGGGCCGATACTGGAACGTGAGTGGGCCGGCCTCGGCGGCCTGGGTTGGGTCGGCAAGAACACGATGATCCTGCACCGGCACGAGGGCTCGTGGTTTTTTCTCGGCGAGATCTTCACCGATTACGAATTCGACCCCGAGCCGATCGCCGCCGATCACTGCGGTAGCTGCCGGCGCTGCCTCGATCTCTGCCCTACCGGCGCGCTGCAACCCGGCCACCTCCTCGATGCGCGCCTGTGCTTGTCGTACCTGACCATCGAGTATCGCGGGGCGATCCCACGCCCGCTGCGGCCGCGGCTGGGCGAGTGGATCTTCGGGTGTGACATCTGCCAAGAAGTGTGTCCGTGGAACGAGAAGCCCAGCCGCGCTGTCGCTGCCAACGAAGCATTATTCCCCTACCTGCCGGAGTTGCTGGCGTTGGATACGGCGGCCTACCAGCGCCGCTTTGCCGGCAGCGCCGTCAGCCGCGCCCGCCGCGACTGCTTTGTGCGCAACGTCGCCGTCGTGCTCGGCAACACCGGCAACCCGCAGGCGGTGCCGGTACTCGCCGGCGCTTTGGCGCACGACGCCTCGGCGCTGGTGCGGGCGCACGCCGCCTGGGGGTTGGGGCAGATTGCCGGCGCTGCTGCCCGCGGCGCGCTCGGCCGAGCACGCCGCCGGGAAAGCGACGCCGGCGTGCAAAGCGAAATCGCAGCAGCTTTGGAGCGCGCCCCGCTGGCGTCAGCAGCGGCAAGCCTGTAG